A genomic region of Candidatus Paceibacterota bacterium contains the following coding sequences:
- a CDS encoding glycosyltransferase family 4 protein, translated as MLYLQDHAGIGGAQLSLLDFFDGLRISRPGVTPQTVVGSDGFLTAQLIRRGLSTAVIRFPEYRKARDFFWRPRFLRRLTHLCQQRQVDLIHANTSRVAPWSVRLGRALGLASCVTLREVSAAAHVEKYRVLENDAVIAISRAVQAEAPASPKVRQIYDGIACPQFLPSKADAWTTLRIPPQAGLKVGFLGTLSARKGPQVLVEAAALVLQRVPGCVFVFIGDGEAQFKRQLQAQAGRFGIARSLFFAGPIENGASCLQAFDLLVAPSFTEGIGRAAVEAMYAGLPVVASRVGGLAEIVEDGETGRLVAPGQADPLAEAIVFYLEHEPQRLEHGSRGRQRAQTLFDPAQYAARVCGLYSELVGAGKRAKG; from the coding sequence GTGCTTTACTTACAAGATCATGCGGGCATCGGTGGCGCCCAACTGAGTCTCCTGGACTTCTTCGACGGGCTGCGCATCAGCCGTCCGGGTGTGACGCCGCAAACCGTTGTTGGTAGTGACGGGTTCCTCACCGCGCAACTTATCCGACGCGGCCTGAGCACGGCAGTGATCCGGTTTCCGGAATATCGCAAAGCCAGGGACTTCTTTTGGCGCCCCCGTTTTCTGCGTCGATTGACCCACCTTTGCCAGCAGCGACAGGTAGACCTCATTCATGCGAATACCTCCCGAGTTGCGCCCTGGTCGGTCCGACTGGGGCGAGCTCTGGGCCTTGCTTCTTGCGTAACGCTTCGGGAAGTCAGCGCTGCCGCGCATGTTGAAAAGTATCGGGTGCTTGAGAATGATGCAGTCATTGCCATCTCACGCGCCGTGCAGGCTGAGGCTCCGGCGTCGCCGAAGGTGCGGCAGATCTATGACGGCATCGCCTGCCCTCAGTTTCTGCCGTCCAAGGCCGATGCTTGGACAACTTTGCGCATTCCTCCCCAGGCTGGCCTAAAAGTTGGCTTCCTTGGAACCCTGTCGGCGCGGAAAGGCCCGCAGGTGTTGGTGGAGGCCGCAGCGCTCGTGCTGCAGCGCGTGCCAGGCTGCGTGTTTGTTTTCATCGGCGACGGCGAGGCGCAGTTCAAGAGACAGTTACAGGCGCAGGCGGGCCGGTTCGGGATTGCGCGAAGCCTCTTTTTCGCGGGGCCTATCGAAAACGGCGCATCCTGCCTTCAAGCCTTTGATCTCCTGGTAGCACCGTCGTTCACTGAGGGCATAGGGCGCGCAGCGGTGGAAGCGATGTACGCAGGGCTGCCCGTGGTCGCCAGCCGCGTCGGCGGGCTGGCCGAGATTGTGGAGGACGGAGAAACCGGCCGCCTGGTGGCGCCGGGCCAAGCCGATCCGCTGGCCGAGGCCATTGTTTTCTATCTGGAACACGAGCCACAACGGCTGGAGCACGGCTCGCGAGGCCGGCAGCGCGCCCAGACGCTATTCGACCCCGCCCAATACGCCGCGCGCGTCTGCGGGTTGTATTCCGAATTAGTGGGAGCTGGGAAAAGGGCTAAAGGCTGA